From a region of the Dictyostelium discoideum AX4 chromosome 2 chromosome, whole genome shotgun sequence genome:
- a CDS encoding hypothetical protein (Similar to Dictyostelium discoideum (Slime mold). Adenylyl cyclase), which produces MEFELEDITIEQSSFTNNNSNNNNNNNNNSNSNNNNNNNNNNINNNNNHNNNNKNNSNNKNEINNQLDIPISNLVVDKENISKKYFCTICSDLLVNSFHADKFKAVQCKNGHYTTCLNCWEKHLEKKKNCIQCGVDVESIESLSSNLLVTQKFTTFKIHCPNSFFDTIDFIKDEVNGCKEIIQINELEEHLKECQYGFISCKNCEEFSKLPFQEFTQCPDFRKNTKEQHDLICPYVKISCEYCGDIINKINKESHNANWCQEITIKCLDCHLPFKKKEINQHQKSFCPETIIQCRYSKGGCNAMIRRSKLSQHLTEGDNHHQFISNILNQQDLKINELELKNTEFCLLLNGQNKKITELEILFKELNDSILIQKQQQKQQQQQQQQQQQQQQQQQQQQQSQQQQSQQQQQSQQQQQSQQSQQNNNSNSHFINNNNNNINNVQMSDSPNGGSLPQAVYKNKWVISNYSEQEQQGISKDYIKSPLFKIGNSTFFLKWFPFGKKKLNYCSIFLYKTQDDKSIIVNYYIHLVNNQISDEVYEKRGCQKYDSENGSAGYGSSQFIKRADLLNDANGFLINDSITIEIEIFATEEILPLQS; this is translated from the exons atggaGTTTGAATTAGAAGATATTACCATTGAACAATCAAGCTTTACCAATAataacagcaacaacaacaataacaacaataacaatagcaacagcaacaataacaataacaataacaataataatattaataacaataacaatcacaataataataataaaaataatagtaataataaaaatgaaattaataatcaattagatATACCAATTAGTAACTTAGTAGTTGATAAAGAGAACATATCAAAGAAATACTTTTGTACAATATGTTCTGATTTATTGGTTAATAGTTTTCATGCAGATAAATTCAAAGCAGTTCAATGTAAAAATGGTCATTATACAACTTGTCTAAACTGTTGGGAAAAACatttagaaaagaaaaaaaattgcaTTCAATgtggtgttgatgttgaatcaattgaaagtTTATCAAGTAATTTATTAGTAACTCAAAAATTTACAACTTTTaaa attcattgtccaaatagtttttttgatacaattgattttataaaagatGAAGTTAATGGATGTAAAGAGATAATTCAAATCAATGAATTGGAGGAACACTTAAAGGAATGTCAATATGGATTTATAAGTTGTAAGAATTGTGAAGAATTTAGTAAATTACCATTCCAAGAGTTTACACAATGTCCTGATTTTAGGAAGAATACAAAGGAACAACACGATTTAATATGTCCATACGTAAAGATATCTTGTGAGTATTGTGGTGACATTATAAATAAGATCAATAAGGAATCACATAATGCCAATTGGTGTCAAGAGATTACGATAAAATGTTTAGATTGTCatttaccatttaaaaagaaagagattaACCAACATCAGAAATCGTTTTGTCCAGAAACAATCATTCAATGTAGATATAGTAAAGGTGGTTGTAATGCAATGATTAGGAGATCAAAATTATCTCAACATTTAACAGAGGGtgataatcatcatcaattcatttcaaatattttaaatcaacaagatttaaaaattaatgaattagaattaaaaaatactgAATTCTGTTTACTTTTAAATggtcaaaataaaaaaattaccgaacttgaaattttatttaaagaattaaatgattcaattttaattcaaaaacaacaacaaaaacaacaacaacaacaacaacaacaacaacaacaacaacaacaacaacaacaacaacaacaacaatctcaacaacaacaatctcaacaacaacaacaatctcaacaacaacaacaatcccaacaatctcaacaaaataataatagtaatagtcattttattaataataataataataatattaataatgttcAAATGAGTGATAGTCCAAATGGTGGATCATTACCACAAGcagtttataaaaataaatgggtaatttcaaattactctgaacaagaacaacaggGTATATCAAAGGATTATATCAAATCACCATTATTTAAGATTGGTAATTCaacattctttttaaaatggtTCCCTTTTGGTAAAAAGAAGTTAAATTATTGTTCAATCTTTTTATACAAAACTCAAGATGATAAATCTAtcattgtaaattattatattcatttagtaaataatcaaatttctGATGAAGTTTATGAAAAGAGAGGTTGTCAAAAATATGATTCTGAAAATGGTTCAGCTGGTTATGGTTCCTCTCAATTCATTAAAAGAGCTGACCTTTTAAATGATGCAAATGGATTTTTGataaatgattcaataactattgaaattgaaatatttgcAACTGAAGAAATTTTACCTTTgcaaagttaa